The following is a genomic window from Chanos chanos chromosome 1, fChaCha1.1, whole genome shotgun sequence.
caaactcacacactaaAGTAAAGTAGGTGTCTAATTTATACTATATAAAGTAGTTCCACAATCTACATCTTTCTCATTTCAGGAATAGTTAAATGTTGCCCATGGCTTTAAATTTGTCCTTTCTTGCTGAactattttttcttcaaaccaAAGTGCATTTAAACTATCTCAGCTCGTTCGTCATTTGGACTGAACACTCTCCAATTCTACAAGAAATAAAATGGACAAGAgtcaattattatttttattattacagttgTTATTGTTCTTATTGATGTAGTGGTATATCCTTATCATCAAGTGTATTCttgaatatgtgtttttgtaatgagAGAATTAAAAGGTGTGCTATGTAGAAGTTTTAGCTTTAGTTGTGCTCTGACTGTAATATAGGTGCTGCACTACCTCTAAGGAATTTAATTCACTTTTTTATTGTCAAATTCTGATTATtactgattttctctgtaaagGAGTActaaactttaaaatgtttaagttTGACAAACAATTCAAACCCATTTTGAAATTTACGGAATTTTATATTGAACATGAATACAGactatttgtgtttttttctgtgagcaATGACAttttcgcaaaaaaaaaaaaacccaaaaaaaccatgGGAGTCAATGTTTAGAGTGTGTTTCAGCTTTTAAAAGTCTTgtaaatttttttcttctccccaaGCAAATCAGTTCAGCTACAGAATGTGCACTAAAACCGAGGATATCAATGTTCCCTTACAGATTTTAGATACTGTATGTAGATTTTAACATATTAACAACCAAATTTGGATAAAGTTTTTTTGAAGACCCTGCATtactcaattcaattcaattttattgtcATTAACACAATGTTCAGGCACAAGGCACATGTGTAAACGAAAAGAGGGCTGCAGCTTAACCAAAACACTACAGTGGGGGctcagggggagggggggtgcttAGGGACATACATGgcacaaatacagataaaaatacTCCCAAGAGTATCACTAAAAGCACAAGAAAATCAATAACACAAGTGAATCACATATGTCCAAATTTACATTGAATGAGGTAGAATATATTTGAGGTATTGTAATAGGTCTGTGCAAGTGGCATTGTATACATATGGCAGAAGTGCTAAAAATGAAACCTCTGGCTCTGAAGTGataaatttgcatttttaacaTGTCACAATCTGacttgttttactgttttgaatCATACCATGTCTAGACAAGTGATGATCTGGTAAAATTTTTGTATTGTTAGTAAGACTTATCTTGCTAAGCAAACACCCTGTTCCTCTTTTAATGTCTCTCTTGATTCTGAAATGAAGAATTCAGTTACGCAACGAGGAGTCTGCAAGCAGCATGTGTGATGTAAATGGGATGTTTCAGTAATGTAGCTTAGGCaagatttcaaaatattcctGTTTCGTCACGTTCTTCCCCTCCCcatcatcaaacaaaaaaatgcagagagacccagcttgtttctttgcttttctgtgaCTGAGTTTCTGTTTGAACCTATACGCTTCTGGAGGGCATAGTGATTAGTGAGTGAAGAGAACCCTATGGAATTACCACAAGTTTTTACAAGTTCTTACCAGATATAACCTGTGACCTTGGGCACTGCTGACTTTCTTTGAATAATTCAATACACAGCCATATTCTCAGATGACTTATTTTAGTAAAAAGTTAAGTTGATTGTTGCCCACATAAGCatattatttgaaatattatgCCTTCTTATACATGACTGATAACTATTGACTCCTGTCCTTCTGTTCCtacttctcttttccttcttttacaTAAGTGTTGTTCTGCTGGTTTTACATTtagattacatttacatttattcatgtaaGAGACACTTTCATCCAAAGCAATTTCCAAGACCAAGACCATTTACCGTTGACACATTACTTATCAAAGTCATTGCCAGACAGTTTTTAGGGCCCAGCCAGGCCTTTCAATTTTCAGTGTAATACAGTAAGATCATTGAGACACGCAAGCCATGTTCTTTCAGGTACCAGGCATCATGCATATTAGACGATGATTCTTCGCGTGTTTGGTTCTTTGATAGTGGAGTGAGTTGCCTGATTGCATCTGGTCTGCTGACTACCTTGCAATTCTAAACACTCACCTTTTCCATGAAACCCTTCCCTCCACAGCCAAAAACGAAACCACCCTTCTATTATCGACCCCTACCTATTGCCTATATGACTCAAATGTTTCAATGTGCTACTCATCATTCTATGATGTATAGTTCATGGCACTTTCATACTATTACTGTAAATCTGTGCTGATGAttatactgtcctgtgtgcactgattTTTTTATGATGTAGTTTCCCTTCCCTCTGTGACTGGTACCACCCTGCACTGATTGTAATTCTTGTTGATAGTTTATTTTATGAGGGCTTTTGACCCACTTGTAGTCCACTCTTTTATGCTCCCTGAATGTTcctgcatttgtatctggtctaatactgaacttcgCAGTGGCACTTATGCAGCAAACAGCTCCTTAATGGGTATTTCCTTGAGTTGTATTCtacctgtcttggaagtcacttaGTCACTTATGCAAACGTTTTATAGTTTGTGGTCCCACAACCTTATGTCTGCATTTTTACTTTGGCTACAGCTGTTTCTGAAGGCCTTCAGACTTGCACAAGCCTGTACATGTCTTTGGGATGTTGAAGATGTCATTTGGCAGCAGAATGATATACATATTCCAATGTTGTCAGTTTTCAGTATTAGATAAGAGGCTCTTCATGGTTGCCTGAAGATGTGATTTGGAGATAGAATGATATATATCTTCCAGTGTTATCAGTTTTCAGTATTAGTTAAGAGGCTCTTCATGGTTGCTTCAAAAGAGATAACAACTAGAGACTGCAGAAACTATAAAAGACTACCCAAGACAAACTACACAAACTTGTTTTCTCCATACATTCTTAGCTTGCTCAAAGGTTCTTTGAGGGAATGAAACTACACATGTGTGATACTGACAAACAACAGTAAGATTATTACATCAGtacacttgtaaaaaaaaaaaaagtgagaaaaagcaaaaacttaAAAGATGATAAGAACATGAACTTGATATTACTGTTACAGTATGCATGTTTTCCGATTATAAATTAAAATTCTACAGGAACAAGGCCATAATTTCAAAAATTGAACGAGTTAGCACACTGTGTACAAGCTGTGCATAAACATGATAGCATCCCAAGTTATGTTATTATACACATTTGTTCACTATGTTTTCCTGTGTcgaatattaataaataaattattcttttttgtaAACTCTGATCAGATTTTCAGCAAACTTGACTTTTGCAGTGCATCATCCACGTTTGGAACGAGATCCCCCTCAAACTCCCACAACCTCTTGTCCTCAAAAAGTTGTTCTTTAGTTAGGCTCCCTTGCAGAGGCACGCGAACGTGCACAATCCGACATACATCAAATGGGACCTTGAAAACCTCTCCATAATGTTTGAGTGTAGTGTGAACCGATGTCTGAACCACGTTTCTTGGAATGACAATCATTTTTGTAGGGTTGTAAACATTTTTCCTGTCAGGCTCTCTGTAGATGTGTTCAAGGATATTGATTCCTGGTAGGTTATTCCACTTCAGACGCTTGAATTTACCACTGTCCTCAAATTGAGTTTTGGGGAAGATATGGTTCTCAATGAGAAAGACACCTGCTCCTGGTTGCTCTTTTTGTAGGATCTCCATCAGTTGTGGAAGACTGGTGTATTTGTAAGGCATAATAATCTCATCAATGTCATTCAGGAGAACATACTTGGATTGGTACATGTTTCTGTAAATACATTCATTAAGAGTGACCAACTGACCATAGTAATGGAGGTCCCCCTTGTGCTCCTCGAAGTTCCATCCCGGAGAAGGGTTTAGGAACTGGTTAATGGGCCACTGCACAACCTCAAGAATACCCTCTCGTCTGTAGTGCTGCAGTAGCTTCTCCAAATCTGGACCACAACTAGTGTTGTAGATGACCACTCGCTGCACCCCTAGGAGCTTGTACATCTCCATGGTTTGGGCAAACTGGAGAACATTGTTGTACTTCCCAAAGAGGTTAGAGATGCAGACAGTGAAGTCGTAACGGAACCAGTCTGTCTTCTGCCTATTCCTGACAGGCAGAAAAACTTTACTGTGGTTGCCTGAAATTACTGAAGTGGTTGAGATTGTGATATGTGTGGCATCATGGATGTACTTGCCTCGACACAACACATCTGAAGCAACAAATGGGAAGCCGAAATGATCACTGTGAGTGTCAACGTCTGCCTTACCAACCTGgcagtatttttgtgtgttacagtaaaCGCAGTAAAGTGGCTTCAGACTGTCCCTCTTAATGATGCTAATTATTCGAatagtctctgtctctctatgatCAAAGAAAGCAGAAACCATGAAATGCGGGGAGCCTTCAATCAGGGTTATAGATGTATTACTCTCATTGATTTTGCTATGTATGTGATATTTGGTTGAAAATTCTTCAGTTGCTCTGTGCATCAGACgaggaataataataatcatgacAAGACATAGTGCAATTATGACACGTTGCTTTGTTCCCAGTTTTTCCATCTAGAACTACCTGCATTTGGAGCCtgtggagaaaagaaacacaacaataAATGACACATTGTTTAAGTCCTGATGTTGCAACTTGATTATTATCTGGACtactgaattattattattataattattattattgttgttagtagtagtagtagtaggaatactaatattattaatattattttagttgttgttgatgatgacgatgatgatgacgatgatgatgacaataataataataataataataataataataataaaaataaagatgatgatgatgatcattattattgttgctgttgttgttgttgttatttccAGTTAACATCTGACATATATGATATTACTTAGCAGCTTCAGCAAGACAGATCTGTACACAAAATCTGTATCATccttcaaaatgacaaaatgtttattcaaaattaaatcaaaattattATGCTGTCCATTTCACCAAGTGGCACTAAAGGTACTGATCGTTGTAAGTCATATTATTGCAGGTTGTTCATATCATATGATAGGGTATTTACAGAATTGGCTACTCCTAACAATTCTATCCTTCCGGTTTAAGTTGCGTTACCACCCCATAATCTTATGCGTGAAGTCTTCATTTAGCCTCTAATCGTCTCTACTTAGGTTGCACCACAAACACTTAGGACAGGCCTTAAGGTACAACATGATCACTAAATAACTTCGCTACTAAAGAAAGAACGCGAGGTTTTTAATGACGCTGAATTATCTCTACATTATAAAAGCAGAGTGATAAATTACTGAATAGATTTTTACTATGAATGAGATTGGTTTAACCTTAACTGCTCTAACCAAAATATCCTCGAAGAGATGAAATATTCAACTAAAGTTAGCATATGTTGCATATTGATTTACTGCCCCTTGAATTGACCAAACTgaagttaaatttaaatgatctgTGGTATTGTAAAGAGTTGCGCTCGGTCCCAGCCAAGCAGACATATATGCGTCACAAGTCAAAAATCCTTGGGCACACAACACTGGAACTGTTTCGGTCACCATAAAACATGTCAGGATACtattacagaaaacaaagtaaaatgtcAATGTATTCGCTAAAATTCAACATCCTCAAATGGATTATCCCTGCGCACAACGCTATTCGTTATGTCATTACACTGAAAACGTGAGCGGTGGATAGGTACTTTGCGTTGCTGTATACCTAGAGGAATGCAtgagtaaatatttatttgttacaaAAGTCTACCTTAGACCAATTGCccttaatattttatattatattatacttTACATTAATGTTATAAATGTGTGAAACTGGAACTCTAGACTTTTGTAGCTAACCTGCGTTATAACGGGGCTACTTTGAGTGTAAACATGGGTGGTACAGTTGGTCCCAGGTTTTCATGTTCCCTGCAAAAATGCACCTTATTATTTCATAGTCAGTTCAAAATGAATTCAGTTCTTCCGTCGTATTTAACTGAGTGATCATTGCAACGTCTAGTATTAAGAAAACAATAAGCCTCGCACTTCATGGTTCACTGCCTGGCCATGTGCTACCATCTTGAGACAACCTAGAGTAAGCAGGTGACAAAAGTGCTGGCTATACGTGTTTTACTGGTTACGCCGACTAAACCTCATAGCAGCTCTGCGTATTTGTATGTCTGAAATAAGAATTTTTATGTCCATGAAAGTCTTGTGTTTGTCCAATGTGCCATTAAAGCAAATTTTGTTACAGACTGTGCTGAGGAACATGCTGTAAAATGAGTCAGCAAAATGAATCATTGTGAGGTTCGATGAAAAAGTACtcagttctttttcttattctccTTACGCTTACAACTGTTaggttttattattattattattatcattgttatcgCTGTGCATTACTTTTCGAGTTCGCGACATGCCTCCAGTGGGACAATACATTTTAATCTTTGAGCATGGACAACCGCACATCGCCAAGGAGAGCGCGCGTTAAATCGACATGGCACTAAAAAAGAATTAGACTTGAACAGAAAATACTGAAAGTTTGCAAATTTTTATTTATCACGtgtcagataaataaaaacctaTCACTTACATATTCATATCGACCCACTACAATTTACCAAAACTACAGTATCAATGTAAATTGCATTAGTAACCCACCTACCTCATTGAAAGGGGTAAAGACGTCAAATCCTGGTTAAAAGTTCCTCTGGTAAAGTTTAGACAAGGTTTGGTATGCACCAGATTTGGTGAGCATGAAATAAATCCTGGTGTGCGTCTTTGACGTTCTAGCACAGGAAATGTACGGTCACTGACTCCGGAACGCCTTTTAACTGTCTTCCTCAAATGTAGGCTACATATTAGCCTACGGAACGCCTTTTAACTGTCGTCctaaaatgtaggctacatATTAAAGTGCACTAATTAATTAACGTTGCATTCAACAAAAGTTGCCATGCCAAAGAACAACGCATGCCAACGAGGTCCTGGGCTCTAGACCAGTGCgaattattattcttattgtcTTGTTCTTTCATCACGACTCTTCTTTAGGTCCGTTGTTGGTTCTCTGCGTCTACCATTCCTTTAAGAAGATCCAGGCTCTTGCGAAGGATGTATTCACTTCCAAACAGCGTTGCTTTAAGGAGGACCAGGCCGTGTGTGTCAGACAGGCATCTTAGGtgttttatgatgatgatgatgttgttatttatttatttaattatttatgcatttatgttgGTGTTGTCACAGTTGGGTGCCTCAACAATAAATATGTCTAGTTCAGACTCAGTGGTCCACACTGTATGTTAACAACCTATTTCGCCACATACTTTGCATTTTTAATGCCTAACACATGCGTATCTAAAATAAAATTCTGCTGGAGTTTCCATTCCAACAAAATTACAGTCTGTCAAGAATACAGAATTCCTAGATTGCAGTGTGGCTAGcacataaacatttttgttgaaatgttttctgaaaaataatctgttactttttgtacttttgttttctttcctttccgtCAGGTCGCAGATATAGATCCCTGGTCTGGAAACGGGCACGCTATGGAGAGAGTTTTGTTCCCTCTACCATAgcatcattaaacaaaacaccCTGTTGACTACTGTGTAACAGTACTATGtgactgtactgtatatgtaaacaaatatatatgtatataggtgGGAAGGATTATGTGCATAAATGTGCCCGTGTCTATTATAAATGTGTATACtttcatgtgtatgtatttatgtgagGCACTGTAATTTTTgggtaatgtgttttttaaaatttgattaCTGACATTCAGCAACTACTATTTACATGAATGCATATTACAAATTCTCCTTAGGGTTTCTTGgatgttcagtacaaatttcaCCCCAATCCAGTGAAGCGATTGGTGAGGCTTACAAGGAATTGCAAAAATTATTAAATTTAGCTCCGAGGGCCAAACTTCAGAAGTGTTTGGACTAGAGCTACAGGATTTACTAGGTCCCATGAATTCAATAgaagttttcacatgaatttttttcaagaaactccatgacatgaactggagggcccaggtgagttggtatggaatgacccaTATGGCTTTTATATTGTTGACTCTCTGCAGTAAACTCCTTTCAGGGCATGACCATGAGTGAGCAGGCAGGAAGTAGTGAAACACCACATTTTCTTGCCAAAAGAGTAGATTCGAGAATCAAGATTCACTTTATTGTCCCACATTTTCAGAAATTTTTTTTGGGCTTCCCCCAAGTGAGTACCATGGAAAGAATCTGATAACGGGACTGAAATGTCCCACCCACAAAGAGGTGTCGTTCAAGATTGTGAACAATTTCAGCCACCTTGCTTTACATATGAAATAGAAATGGTATTTGAAACCGACTGTGGATCCTTCATAAAATGTGCTGCTCAACTCAGCTGTGAAGGGATCATCTCAGACATCTTGTTTAGAATCTTTAAATGCATCTACCAGTATGTtgtctattctttttttttgggcttcCCCCAAGTGAGTACCATGGAAAGAATTTGATAACGGAACTGAAATGTCCCACCCGCAAAGAGGTGTCGTTCAAGATTGTGAACAATTTCAGCCACCTTGCTTTACATATGAAATAGAAATGGTATTTGAAACCGACTGTGGATCCTTCATAAAATGTGCTGCTCAACTCAGCTGTGAAGGGATCATCTCAGACATCTTGTTTAGAATCTTTAAATGCATCTACCAGTATGTtgtctattcttttttttgggcttCCCCCAAGTGAGTACCATGGAAAGAATTTGATAACGGAACTGAAATGTCCCACCCACAAAGAGGTGTCGTTCAAGATTGTAAACAATTTCAGCCACCTTGCTTTACATATGAAATAGAAATGGTATTTGAAACCGACTGTGGATCCTTCATAAAATGTGCTGCTCAACTCAGCTGTGAAGGGATCATCTCAGACATCTTGTTTAGAATCTTTAAATGCATCTACCAGTATGTTGTCTATTCTTTAAGTACAcaaacatctgtctctgtggagACACTGAAACAAAAGCTCCTGTACTTCAAAGAGTGGCAGTTAGGAAGTATGAGACTATAAGAATACGTGGAACTGGTTCAGAGAGCATTTCCTGAACATTTTGAACTGAAACCCACTCAGTCTAAAAGATTAGCTGTTCGTATGATAAATATAAAGTACATATGTTTCCGGAGGTAAAGGATAATAATAGAATTATCTATGCATGGCACAGTTCTGTAGTGCTCACTTTTGTTCATGGTATGTGTGTACTgaatcacagattttttttatatcaccTTGTGaaaattttcaattttttttttcaaaagtgaCGCCAGTTCACAAAGATTCACTGTGATGCATCATGCACATTGCACCATGCATATGGTGCAGAAGCAAGGGCATCAGAAATAGAGGGGACAAGGGggatgcgcccccccccccccccccccccccattatcAACAGATCCCTACCTCCAcctcccctcccaaaaaaattaaatgaaattaatcat
Proteins encoded in this region:
- the LOC115804659 gene encoding uncharacterized protein LOC115804659 — its product is MEKLGTKQRVIIALCLVMIIIIPRLMHRATEEFSTKYHIHSKINESNTSITLIEGSPHFMVSAFFDHRETETIRIISIIKRDSLKPLYCVYCNTQKYCQVGKADVDTHSDHFGFPFVASDVLCRGKYIHDATHITISTTSVISGNHSKVFLPVRNRQKTDWFRYDFTVCISNLFGKYNNVLQFAQTMEMYKLLGVQRVVIYNTSCGPDLEKLLQHYRREGILEVVQWPINQFLNPSPGWNFEEHKGDLHYYGQLVTLNECIYRNMYQSKYVLLNDIDEIIMPYKYTSLPQLMEILQKEQPGAGVFLIENHIFPKTQFEDSGKFKRLKWNNLPGINILEHIYREPDRKNVYNPTKMIVIPRNVVQTSVHTTLKHYGEVFKVPFDVCRIVHVRVPLQGSLTKEQLFEDKRLWEFEGDLVPNVDDALQKSSLLKI